Proteins co-encoded in one Populus trichocarpa isolate Nisqually-1 chromosome 10, P.trichocarpa_v4.1, whole genome shotgun sequence genomic window:
- the LOC7459087 gene encoding glutamate decarboxylase 4 — MVLSKIASQSDVSVHSTFASRYVRESLPRYKMPENSIPKEAAFQIINDELMLDGNPRLNLASFVTTWMEPECDKLIMDSINKNYVDMDEYPVTTELQNRCVNIIAHLFNAPLGESEAAVGVGTVGSSEAIMLAGLAFKRKWQNKRKAEGKPYDKPNIVTGANVQVCWEKFARYFEVELKEVKLTEDYYVMDPVKAAEMVDENTICVAAILGYTLNGEFEDVKLLNDLLVEKNRITGWDTPIHVDAASGGFIAPFLWPDLEWDFRLPLVKSINVSGHKYGLVYAGVGWVVWRSKEDLPEELIFRINYLGADQPTFTLNFSKGSSQIIAQYYQLIRLGYEGYRNVMENCHENAMMLKEGLEKTGRFKIVSKDIGVPLVAFSLVDKSWGHDEFEIAETLRRFGWIVPAYTMPADAKHITVLRVVIREDFSRTLAERLVRDITKVLHELDSLPAKLSAKISGKINDTEAGKNGTTVVKKTAAETQREITTYWKNFVTAKKSNRNKIC; from the exons ATGGTGCTATCAAAAATTGCTTCGCAGTCCGATGTCTCTGTGCACTCTACCTTCGCCTCTCGCTACGTCCGAGAGTCCCTTccaag GTACAAGATGCCGGAGAACTCGATACCAAAGGAGGCAGCGTTCCAGATCATAAACGATGAGCTGATGCTTGATGGGAACCCAAGGCTGAACCTGGCATCTTTTGTCACTACTTGGATGGAGCCTGAATGTGATAAGCTTATTATGGACTCcatcaacaaaaactatgtTGACATGGACGAGTACCCCGTTACCACTGAGCTTCAG AATCGTTGTGTGAATATTATAGCACACCTATTCAATGCTCCGTTGGGGGAATCCGAGGCTGCAGTCGGGGTCGGTACTGTAGGTTCATCGGAGGCAATAATGCTGGCTGGGCTTGCATTCAAGAGAAAGTGGCAGAATAAGCGCAAGGCTGAAGGGAAACCTTATGACAAGCCTAACATTGTCACTGGTGCCAATGTCCAG GTATGCTGGGAGAAATTTGCAAGGTACTTCGAGGTAGAACTGAAGGAAGTGAAGCTGACCGAGGACTACTATGTAATGGACCCTGTGAAAGCCGCGGAAATGGTGGATGAGAACACAATCTGTGTTGCAGCCATCTTGGGTTATACACTCAATGGAGAATTTGAAGATGTCAAGCTCTTAAACGATCTTTTGGTTGAAAAGAACAGAATCACAGG GTGGGATACCCCTATTCATGTCGATGCAGCTAGTGGTGGATTCATTGCACCATTCCTGTGGCCGGACCTTGAATGGGATTTCAGACTCCCGTTGGTGAAGAGCATTAATGTTAGTGGCCACAAATATGGCCTTGTCTATGCTGGAGTTGGGTGGGTTGTTTGGAGGAGCAAGGAAGACTTGCCAGAAGAACTCATTTTCCGCATAAACTACCTTGGAGCGGATCAACCCACTTTCACTCTCAACTTCTCAAAAG gtTCTAGTCAAATTATTGCTCAGTACTACCAACTAATCCGCTTGGGCTATGAG GGGTACCGAAATGTGATGGAGAATTGCCATGAAAATGCTATGATGCTGAAAGAAGGACTGGAGAAAACAGGGCGCTTTAAGATTGTGTCAAAAGACATTGGAGTACCTCTTGTGGCCTTTTCACTCGTGGATAAAAGCTGGGGGCACGACGAGTTTGAAATCGCAGAAACGCTACGTCGCTTTGGTTGGATTGTGCCAGCCTACACCATGCCAGCAGATGCTAAGCACATTACCGTGCTTCGAGTTGTTATCAGAGAAGATTTCTCCCGCACCCTTGCTGAGCGACTTGTGCGTGACATAACGAAGGTTTTGCACGAGCTTGATTCACTTCCTGCAAAACTCTCAGCTAAAATTTCTGGAAAGATTAATGACACCGAGGCAGGAAAGAATGGCACTACTGTGGTCAAGAAAACAGCCGCTGAAACGCAAAGGGAAATCACTACTTACTGGAAAAACTTTGTCACGGCCAAGAAATCCAAcagaaataaaatttgttag
- the LOC7462640 gene encoding non-specific lipid-transfer protein 4 produces the protein MSYNMRAWVVTVLVVLVASNAFISDVNAAGECGKTPIRSAAASLSPCLGAAGNARAAVPPACCSKVTALIKTAPKCLCAVLLSPLAKQAGIKPGIAITIPKRCSIKNRQAGKKCGKYTLP, from the exons ATGAGCTATAACATGAGAGCTTGGGTTGTGACTGTGTTGGTTGTTCTGGTAGCTTCAAATGCTTTTATAAGTGATGTTAATGCGGCCGGAGAGTGTGGGAAGACACCAATTAGGTCAGCAGCTGCGAGCTTGAGCCCATGCTTGGGAGCGGCAGGGAATGCAAGGGCCGCTGTGCCACCAGCTTGCTGCTCCAAAGTTACTGCCTTGATCAAGACAGCTCCAAAATGTCTTTGTGCTGTTCTGTTGTCACCTTTGGCAAAGCAAGCTGGAATCAAACCAGGAATTGCCATCACCATTCCAAAGCGTTGCAGCATTAAAAACAGACAAGCTGGAAAGAAGTGTGGAA AGTACACGCTCCCATGA
- the LOC7462641 gene encoding protein XRI1: protein MAYYHSSSSSNLSSLGWDLQNLGVLNADMTLAMDRRTSPFFSSLESDFSTGYLEDALLEFNERSKRRRLLLFSTEHDHAHDQYEKSNDLPESNWNEENFDDWELMSENFSCLSHITGIRGTSDEPMTTSMSNTSEEANVISEIKTPEEGISAPETLDYSSSSSYKDLAGTNSIFEKDNIPHSSDDDGEKRKRRLGTRVVYPFALVKPGGLEGDMTINDINERILMPPTRPVRHPVGDFACKPCVSADGPGLSGKAVVALTRVHTQGRGTITIIRTKG, encoded by the exons ATGGCTTATTAccatagtagtagtagtagtaaccTCTCTTCCCTAGGCTGGGATCTTCAAAACCTTGGAGTTCTCAACGCAGACATGACTTTAG CCATGGATAGAAGAACTTCGccgtttttctcttctctagAGTCTGATTTCTCGACCGGGTACTTAGAAGATGCTTTGCTTGAATTTAATGAGCGATCCAAACGAAGACGCTTGCTGCTGTTCTCTACTGAGCATGATCATGCCCATGATCAATACGAAAAATCAAATGACCTACCTGAG AGCAACTGGAATGAAGAAAACTTTGACGACTGGGAATTGATGTCAGAGAATTTTAGTTGCTTGAGCCACATTACTGGTATTCGTGGAACTTCAG ATGAGCCCATGACCACGTCGATGAGCAATACTAGCGAGGAAGCAAATGTCATATCGGAGATAAAAACACCAGAAGAGGGAATATCAGCCCCTGAAACTCTTGAttattcatcatcatcttcttacAAAGATTTGGCTGGCACAAACTCCATTTTTGAAAAAGACAACATCCCTCACTCTTCTg ATGATGAcggggagaagagaaagaggaggTTGGGAACAAGGGTGGTGTATCCATTTGCACTAGTGAAGCCAGGAGGTTTAGAAGGGGACATGACCATAAACGATATCAATGAGAGGATCTTAATGCCACCAACAAGGCCGGTAAGACATCCGGTAGGGGATTTTGCTTGTAAGCCATGTGTATCTGCTGATGGCCCCGGTCTTTCTGGGAAAGCTGTGGTGGCCCTTACAAGAGTCCACACGCAAGGGAGAGGCACAATCACTATTATTAGAACCAAAGGTTAA